In Polynucleobacter sp. TUM22923, one genomic interval encodes:
- a CDS encoding NADH-quinone oxidoreductase subunit J — MTFDSASIFAVFFYAFAGLLVISALRVVTARNPVHAALFLVLAFFCASGLWMLLKAEFLSLALILVYVGAVMVLFLFVVMMLDLDVEHLRRDFKKYLPVAFLMGAVIVLELSIVLIRSFVGTSTPVQPMLEETVARNTQALGMLIFVDYVYAFEVAGVILLVAIIAAVALTLRNRKDSKSQNIHEQVNVNAADRMRIVKMDSDMGAKQDARGDKQ; from the coding sequence ATGACATTCGATTCTGCTTCTATTTTTGCTGTCTTTTTCTATGCGTTTGCTGGGCTGTTAGTCATTTCAGCATTGCGTGTAGTTACTGCTCGCAACCCTGTTCATGCCGCATTATTTTTGGTGCTCGCATTCTTTTGCGCATCTGGGTTGTGGATGTTGCTCAAGGCCGAGTTCTTAAGTTTGGCATTGATTCTGGTTTATGTGGGCGCTGTAATGGTCCTCTTCCTATTTGTTGTGATGATGCTCGATCTTGATGTTGAGCATCTTCGTCGCGATTTCAAAAAATATCTCCCAGTTGCTTTTTTAATGGGTGCAGTGATTGTTTTGGAGCTATCCATCGTCCTGATTCGCAGCTTTGTTGGTACCAGTACGCCAGTCCAACCTATGCTGGAAGAAACCGTGGCGAGGAATACTCAGGCTTTGGGAATGTTGATTTTTGTAGACTACGTCTACGCATTCGAGGTTGCTGGCGTTATTTTGTTGGTGGCAATCATTGCTGCTGTAGCGCTGACCTTACGTAATCGTAAAGATTCCAAATCTCAAAATATCCATGAGCAAGTTAATGTCAATGCAGCTGATCGCATGCGTATTGTGAAGATGGATTCTGATATGGGTGCCAAGCAAGACGCTCGAGGAGATAAACAATGA
- the nuoK gene encoding NADH-quinone oxidoreductase subunit NuoK, with protein sequence MTITLAHYLVLGAILFATSIVGIFLNRKNVIVLLMAIELMLLSVNMNFIAFSHFLGDMAGQVFVFFILTVAAAEAAIGLAILVVLFRKVDTINAEDLDHLKG encoded by the coding sequence ATGACCATTACTTTGGCGCATTACTTAGTATTGGGTGCAATTTTGTTTGCAACAAGCATCGTTGGCATTTTCTTAAACCGTAAGAATGTCATTGTGTTGTTGATGGCAATTGAACTGATGTTGCTCTCGGTGAACATGAACTTTATTGCCTTCTCGCATTTTTTGGGTGATATGGCAGGTCAAGTATTCGTATTCTTTATTTTGACTGTGGCTGCTGCTGAGGCGGCAATTGGTCTAGCAATTCTGGTAGTTCTCTTCCGTAAGGTAGATACCATTAATGCCGAAGACCTTGACCACCTAAAAGGCTAG
- the nuoL gene encoding NADH-quinone oxidoreductase subunit L, which yields MQFTLTLPVLCAIPLAPLFGSLIAGLLGTKLGGNRIGHGACQFVTILGVTIAFVLSCFVLAQVNDGFYFNGSVYRWMELGELNLDIGFLIDPLTATMMCVVTFVSLMVHIYTIGYMRGEEGYNRFFSYISLFTFAMLMLVMSNNLLQLFIGWEAVGVVSYLLIGFYYERQTAVFANMKAFLVNRIGDFGFILGIGLLLAGTGSMNYDVIFSQNSNLAAQVLPGTSWNLLTVICICLFIGAMGKSAQFPLHVWLPDSMEGPTPISALIHAATMVTAGIFMVSRMSPLFELSDVALSFILVIGSITALFMGFLGIVQTDIKRVVAYSTLSQLGYMTVALGVSAYPVAIFHLMTHAFFKALLFLAAGSVILGMHHEQDMRKMGGLWKYMPITCLMMLLGNLALVGTPFFSGFYSKDSIIEAVAASHLPGSGFAYFAVMASVFVTALYSFRLYFYVFHGKARWGHADSHSDSHADSHAHDHHDHAEQGDDHAHHGLAPGQKPHESPFVVTLPLILLAIPSVIIGYYTITPLLFGTFFGDSIFVDIARHPAMKEIAEEFHGPVAMALHSLTSPVLLLVVLGVFTAAIGYLWAPKLPGVVAQALAPLKKLLDNKYYLDDFNQTVFAKGLLKIGGVLWHRGDQQVIDGFLVNGSAHAVGRLSAVIRHLQSGYLYHYAFAMIAGLAVLLAWVLYAYLPFVR from the coding sequence ATGCAATTTACCCTAACACTTCCTGTTCTTTGCGCAATTCCCCTGGCGCCATTATTCGGCTCTCTCATCGCCGGTCTACTGGGTACCAAATTAGGTGGTAACCGAATTGGTCACGGTGCTTGTCAGTTCGTAACGATTTTGGGTGTGACGATTGCGTTTGTATTGTCTTGCTTTGTGTTGGCTCAGGTTAATGATGGTTTTTATTTCAATGGCTCCGTTTATCGTTGGATGGAACTAGGTGAGTTGAACTTAGATATTGGTTTCTTAATTGATCCTTTGACGGCGACCATGATGTGTGTGGTGACGTTTGTGTCCTTGATGGTTCATATCTACACCATTGGTTATATGCGGGGTGAAGAGGGCTACAACCGCTTCTTCTCTTACATCTCACTCTTTACTTTTGCTATGTTGATGTTGGTCATGAGTAATAACCTTCTGCAGCTATTTATTGGCTGGGAGGCAGTGGGCGTCGTTTCCTATTTGCTGATTGGTTTTTATTACGAGCGTCAAACAGCAGTATTTGCCAATATGAAAGCCTTCTTAGTCAATCGTATTGGTGACTTCGGTTTCATCTTAGGTATTGGTCTTTTATTAGCCGGCACAGGTTCAATGAACTATGACGTTATCTTTTCTCAGAATTCGAATCTGGCAGCACAAGTCCTGCCTGGTACAAGCTGGAATCTACTGACCGTTATTTGTATCTGTCTTTTCATTGGTGCGATGGGTAAATCAGCCCAATTCCCACTCCATGTCTGGTTGCCAGACTCTATGGAAGGCCCAACACCAATTTCGGCATTGATTCATGCTGCTACGATGGTTACTGCCGGAATCTTTATGGTTTCCCGCATGTCCCCGTTGTTTGAACTATCAGACGTAGCCCTGAGCTTTATTTTGGTGATCGGTTCTATTACTGCGCTCTTCATGGGTTTCTTAGGGATTGTTCAAACGGACATCAAGCGTGTTGTAGCTTATTCAACACTGTCCCAACTGGGTTACATGACAGTGGCCTTAGGCGTTTCTGCCTACCCAGTAGCTATTTTTCATCTGATGACCCATGCTTTCTTTAAGGCCTTATTGTTCCTTGCGGCTGGTAGCGTCATTTTAGGAATGCACCATGAGCAAGATATGCGCAAAATGGGTGGGCTTTGGAAGTACATGCCAATTACTTGTTTGATGATGCTGCTGGGTAACTTGGCCTTAGTTGGCACACCTTTCTTTTCTGGCTTCTATTCAAAAGATTCGATTATTGAAGCCGTTGCAGCTAGCCATCTTCCGGGATCAGGGTTTGCTTATTTTGCGGTTATGGCCAGTGTTTTTGTAACGGCACTGTATTCATTCCGTTTATATTTTTATGTATTTCATGGCAAAGCGCGATGGGGTCACGCGGACTCACATTCGGACTCACATGCGGATTCACACGCGCACGATCACCATGATCATGCAGAGCAGGGCGATGATCATGCGCATCATGGCTTAGCTCCCGGCCAGAAACCTCACGAATCTCCTTTTGTAGTGACGCTCCCACTAATCTTGTTGGCCATCCCATCGGTGATTATTGGCTATTACACAATTACGCCTCTGTTGTTTGGCACTTTTTTCGGCGACTCCATCTTTGTAGATATTGCTAGACATCCTGCCATGAAAGAAATTGCTGAAGAATTTCATGGTCCAGTGGCGATGGCTTTGCATTCCCTCACTTCGCCAGTTTTACTGCTGGTTGTACTGGGTGTATTTACGGCAGCAATTGGCTATTTATGGGCACCAAAGTTACCTGGCGTTGTTGCTCAGGCCTTAGCCCCATTGAAAAAATTACTGGACAACAAATACTATCTGGATGATTTCAACCAGACGGTATTTGCTAAAGGCCTGCTAAAGATAGGCGGCGTGCTGTGGCATCGTGGCGATCAGCAAGTTATCGATGGCTTTTTGGTTAATGGTAGCGCCCATGCGGTAGGGCGCCTATCTGCCGTAATCCGTCATTTGCAATCCGGTTATTTATATCACTATGCCTTCGCTATGATTGCAGGCTTAGCAGTATTGTTGGCTTGGGTTTTGTATGCTTATCTGCCTTTTGTTCGCTAG
- a CDS encoding NADH-quinone oxidoreductase subunit M, whose amino-acid sequence MILSFAIWIPIFFGIIILFYGSDKPSAGVRWLALVGAVLGFIATLPLVIEFDIANAGMQFVEKISWIPRYDINYYLGVDGISVWFIVLTAFINIFVVIAAWEVIDQKVSQYMASFMILSGLMIGVFAALDALLFYVFFEATLIPMYIIIGVWGGHNRIYAAFKFFLYTLLGSLLTLVAMLYLYNVTNTFDILAWHNARLDIVEQILLFFAFFMAFAVKVPMWPLHTWLPDVHVEAPTGGSVVLAAIMLKLGAYGFLRFSLPIAPDASQYLGPFIIFLSLVAVIYVGAVALVQKDMKKLVAYSSVAHMGFVTLGFFLFSPLGIEGGIVQMISHGFVAGAMFLSIGVLYDRMHTRQIADYGGVVHRMPAFTAFAVLMAMANCGLPFTSGFVGEFMVILAAVDYDFTIGLLASTALILSAAYSLWMVKRVFFGAITNEHVAALKDLNAREYLMMSALSVCVIGMGVYPKPFTDIIHPAVINLLQHVAVSKI is encoded by the coding sequence ATGATTCTTTCTTTTGCCATCTGGATCCCGATTTTTTTCGGCATCATTATTTTGTTTTACGGCTCAGATAAGCCTAGCGCTGGTGTTCGCTGGTTAGCGCTTGTCGGTGCGGTTTTGGGTTTCATTGCCACTCTCCCATTGGTAATTGAATTTGATATAGCCAATGCCGGAATGCAATTTGTTGAGAAGATTAGCTGGATTCCTCGATATGACATCAACTATTACCTAGGTGTTGATGGGATCTCTGTTTGGTTTATTGTTTTGACCGCATTTATTAATATTTTTGTGGTGATTGCTGCTTGGGAAGTGATTGATCAGAAGGTATCCCAGTACATGGCTTCATTCATGATCCTCTCTGGATTGATGATTGGTGTTTTTGCTGCCTTGGACGCTTTGCTTTTCTATGTTTTCTTTGAGGCAACGCTTATCCCAATGTACATCATCATTGGCGTGTGGGGTGGTCATAACCGAATTTATGCCGCGTTTAAATTCTTTCTCTATACCTTGCTTGGCTCTTTATTAACTTTGGTTGCTATGCTGTACTTGTACAACGTGACCAATACCTTTGACATCTTGGCTTGGCATAATGCCCGCCTTGATATCGTTGAGCAAATCCTGTTGTTTTTTGCCTTCTTCATGGCCTTTGCTGTCAAGGTACCAATGTGGCCGTTACATACTTGGTTGCCAGATGTCCACGTTGAGGCGCCTACGGGTGGATCAGTAGTGCTAGCAGCCATTATGTTGAAGCTGGGGGCATATGGCTTCTTGCGTTTCTCATTGCCGATTGCTCCAGATGCGAGCCAGTACCTCGGGCCCTTTATTATTTTCTTGTCTTTGGTGGCTGTGATTTATGTTGGTGCCGTTGCATTAGTGCAAAAGGATATGAAGAAACTGGTTGCCTATTCTTCTGTAGCGCACATGGGTTTTGTGACACTGGGATTCTTTCTCTTTAGTCCTCTGGGTATTGAGGGCGGCATTGTGCAGATGATCTCTCATGGTTTTGTTGCTGGCGCTATGTTTCTCTCCATTGGCGTTCTCTACGACCGGATGCATACAAGGCAAATTGCTGACTATGGTGGCGTAGTGCATCGTATGCCTGCCTTCACAGCATTTGCTGTGTTGATGGCAATGGCAAACTGTGGCTTGCCATTTACCTCCGGCTTTGTTGGTGAGTTTATGGTCATTTTGGCTGCGGTTGATTATGACTTTACGATTGGCTTGCTGGCATCTACCGCGCTGATCTTGAGTGCTGCCTATTCTCTTTGGATGGTCAAGCGGGTATTCTTCGGCGCAATTACCAACGAACATGTCGCGGCCTTGAAGGATCTTAATGCTCGTGAGTATCTTATGATGTCAGCCCTATCTGTTTGTGTGATTGGTATGGGTGTTTATCCAAAGCCATTTACTGACATTATTCATCCAGCCGTAATTAATCTACTGCAGCATGTTGCTGTCAGCAAAATCTGA
- the nuoN gene encoding NADH-quinone oxidoreductase subunit NuoN, with protein sequence MQAFDLLAILPELVLLIATSFLLVASVYVPERQLATPGVEQDIFHTPRGVGFVYFFTIILLVYLIFAFIGRMGDVSLVAMNGLFQSDPFSNLLKACSCGAVLVSLIYSKQYLTDRAMFRPDFIVLALLALLGQFVLISGANLLTLYLGLELMALPTYALVAMRHNSEKSVEAAIKYFILGALASGFLLYGMSMLYGVTGSLDLIEIFRTVADPRVNHLVMAFGLVFIVSGLAFKLGVVPFHMWVPDVYQGAPTAVTLMIAAAPKLAAFALLFRLLVNTLLPLVGDWQPMLVLLAVLSLVIGNVTAIAQTNLKRMLAYSAIAQMGFVLLGMLSVFDDHAFSASMFYAITYVLTTLGSFGLLMLLSRKGHDCETLDDLKGLNKNHPWFAFIGLVMMFSLAGIPPTVGFAAKLGVLEALVDGGHTFIAIIAVIASLIGAFYYLRVVKVMYFDEPALKHPVQISGSGFARGLLSLNAILVLALGIFPSGLMDVCLDAMRRTLLGS encoded by the coding sequence ATGCAAGCATTCGACCTATTAGCCATCCTGCCAGAACTCGTTTTACTGATTGCCACCAGTTTCTTATTAGTTGCCAGTGTCTATGTCCCTGAGCGCCAGCTTGCAACTCCAGGGGTAGAGCAGGATATCTTTCACACACCTCGCGGCGTTGGATTTGTATATTTTTTCACTATTATTTTGCTGGTGTATTTGATTTTTGCGTTCATTGGGCGCATGGGTGATGTTTCATTAGTGGCTATGAATGGATTATTCCAATCAGATCCATTTTCTAATTTATTAAAAGCATGCTCGTGTGGTGCAGTGTTGGTTAGCTTGATCTATTCAAAGCAATACCTGACTGATCGTGCAATGTTCCGTCCTGACTTTATAGTCTTAGCTTTGTTGGCCTTGCTAGGTCAATTTGTATTGATCTCCGGCGCTAATCTATTGACCCTTTATTTGGGTCTGGAATTGATGGCTTTGCCAACCTATGCTTTGGTAGCCATGCGCCATAACAGTGAGAAAAGTGTTGAGGCGGCGATCAAGTATTTTATTTTGGGCGCTCTAGCTTCTGGCTTCTTGTTATATGGTATGTCAATGCTATACGGCGTTACCGGTTCACTTGATTTAATCGAGATTTTCAGAACCGTTGCGGATCCACGTGTTAATCATTTGGTAATGGCTTTCGGTTTGGTATTCATTGTGTCTGGGCTCGCTTTTAAGTTGGGTGTCGTACCGTTTCATATGTGGGTGCCAGATGTCTATCAAGGTGCGCCCACTGCTGTGACTCTCATGATCGCCGCTGCGCCAAAGCTTGCTGCCTTTGCGTTGTTGTTCCGCCTATTGGTCAATACCCTATTGCCACTCGTGGGTGATTGGCAGCCAATGCTCGTCTTGTTAGCCGTCCTTTCTTTGGTGATCGGTAATGTCACAGCGATTGCGCAAACGAACTTAAAGCGCATGCTAGCCTACTCAGCAATTGCGCAAATGGGCTTCGTATTGCTCGGTATGCTGTCAGTATTTGATGACCATGCTTTTAGTGCTTCTATGTTTTATGCCATCACTTACGTTTTGACAACGCTAGGAAGTTTCGGACTCTTAATGCTGTTGTCACGCAAGGGTCATGACTGTGAAACTTTGGATGACCTAAAAGGTTTAAACAAAAATCACCCTTGGTTTGCGTTTATTGGCCTAGTGATGATGTTCTCTTTGGCAGGTATTCCGCCAACGGTGGGTTTCGCTGCTAAGCTGGGAGTATTGGAAGCCTTGGTAGATGGTGGGCATACCTTTATCGCCATCATTGCAGTAATAGCCTCCTTAATCGGCGCCTTCTATTACCTAAGAGTCGTTAAGGTAATGTATTTTGATGAGCCAGCGCTTAAACATCCAGTTCAGATATCAGGGTCAGGTTTTGCTCGTGGGCTTTTGAGTCTA